A genomic region of Streptomyces sp. R33 contains the following coding sequences:
- a CDS encoding fatty acid desaturase has protein sequence MTAIDPTAHLTAEQIEELGRELDAIRDEVIADRGEKDAAYIRKVISAQRKLELASRGVLLFSFFPPAWLLGTAGLSVAKIMDNMEIGHNILHGQWDWMRDPKIHSSTWDWDHVSPADQWKHSHNELHHTYTNVLGKDNDLGYGIMRVDEDQKWHPFHLGQPLWNFINACFFEYGIAAYDLELGKNLHKRRRKNPEFRARAKAVGRKIRKQVLKDYVIHPLLSGPSFLTTLAATFTANLVRNVWTHSVIMCGHFPEGVQVFERRSIKDETRGQWYLRQMMGSANISGSRAMHFMTGNLSHQIEHHLFPDLPSNRYAEVAVKVRALFEKYELEYVTGPLPKQVFSAWRKVFRLSLPNKKPKVKTPDREQELVAA, from the coding sequence TTGACCGCTATCGACCCCACCGCCCACCTGACCGCGGAGCAGATCGAGGAGCTCGGCCGCGAGCTGGACGCGATCCGCGACGAGGTGATCGCCGACCGCGGCGAGAAGGACGCCGCCTACATCCGCAAGGTCATCTCGGCACAGCGCAAGCTCGAGCTGGCCAGCAGGGGCGTGCTGCTGTTCTCGTTCTTCCCGCCCGCGTGGCTGCTCGGCACCGCCGGGCTGTCCGTGGCGAAGATCATGGACAACATGGAGATCGGTCACAACATCCTGCACGGCCAGTGGGACTGGATGCGAGACCCGAAGATCCACTCCTCCACCTGGGATTGGGATCACGTCTCGCCGGCCGACCAGTGGAAGCACTCGCACAACGAGCTGCACCACACGTACACCAACGTGCTCGGCAAGGACAACGACCTCGGCTACGGCATCATGCGCGTCGACGAGGACCAGAAGTGGCACCCGTTCCACCTCGGCCAGCCGCTGTGGAACTTCATCAACGCCTGCTTCTTCGAGTACGGCATCGCCGCGTACGACCTGGAGCTGGGCAAGAACCTGCACAAGCGCCGCCGCAAGAACCCGGAGTTCCGCGCGCGGGCCAAGGCCGTGGGCCGCAAGATCCGCAAGCAGGTCCTCAAGGACTACGTCATCCACCCCCTGCTGTCGGGCCCGTCGTTCCTCACCACCCTCGCCGCCACGTTCACCGCCAACCTGGTCCGCAACGTCTGGACCCACTCGGTGATCATGTGCGGGCACTTCCCCGAGGGCGTACAGGTCTTCGAGCGCCGGTCGATCAAGGACGAAACGCGCGGCCAGTGGTACCTGCGCCAGATGATGGGCTCGGCGAACATCAGCGGCAGCAGGGCCATGCACTTCATGACCGGCAACCTGTCGCACCAGATCGAGCACCACCTGTTCCCAGACCTGCCCAGCAACCGATACGCCGAGGTCGCGGTGAAGGTGCGCGCGCTGTTCGAGAAGTACGAGCTGGAGTACGTCACCGGGCCGCTCCCCAAGCAGGTGTTCTCCGCGTGGCGCAAGGTCTTCCGGCTCTCACTGCCGAACAAGAAGCCCAAGGTCAAAACGCCGGACCGCGAGCAGGAGCTCGTCGCGGCCTGA
- a CDS encoding flavin monoamine oxidase family protein, with protein MCCLLAFGPLDQSAATEFFRTYALSGWDVPQMLAALSATKLVKGTSELVESIAGQANLAEIRLNSTVRRVVQNGGGVRVELEGGDTLEAPAALIALPMNVLNSVEFEPPLSQAKRTASQERHAGAGRKSIVKVKGDIGNVSVLAPEAQAVNWAVTYHRGTQGTWLIVFSANPDRLHMTAFDDTDGMQEALQPLLPGVEVESIAGWDWNDDPLALGTWCIYRPGQLAKVLPDLRTTEGRLFFAGADSAKAWRSFIDTRLPHCRTREYLCRPE; from the coding sequence ATGTGCTGCCTCCTCGCGTTCGGCCCGCTCGACCAGTCAGCGGCCACCGAGTTCTTCCGCACCTACGCCCTGTCGGGCTGGGACGTGCCCCAGATGCTGGCCGCCTTGTCGGCCACGAAGCTGGTGAAGGGCACCAGCGAGCTTGTCGAGTCCATCGCCGGCCAGGCGAACCTTGCCGAGATCCGCCTGAACTCCACCGTCCGGCGCGTCGTCCAGAACGGTGGCGGGGTGCGCGTCGAGCTCGAAGGCGGCGACACCCTCGAGGCACCGGCCGCGTTGATCGCCCTGCCCATGAACGTGCTGAACAGCGTGGAGTTCGAGCCGCCCCTGTCCCAGGCCAAGCGGACCGCATCGCAGGAGCGGCACGCGGGCGCCGGCAGAAAGTCCATCGTGAAGGTGAAGGGCGACATCGGCAACGTCAGCGTGCTCGCCCCCGAAGCCCAGGCCGTCAACTGGGCGGTGACCTACCACCGCGGCACGCAGGGGACCTGGCTGATCGTGTTCTCCGCCAACCCCGACCGCCTACACATGACCGCCTTCGACGACACCGACGGCATGCAGGAAGCACTCCAGCCGCTCCTGCCCGGCGTCGAGGTCGAATCCATCGCCGGATGGGACTGGAACGACGACCCCCTCGCCCTGGGCACCTGGTGCATCTACCGGCCCGGACAGCTCGCCAAAGTCCTTCCCGACCTGCGCACCACCGAGGGACGGCTGTTCTTCGCAGGCGCCGACTCCGCGAAGGCGTGGCGGTCCTTCATCGACACCCGATTACCTCACTGTCGAACACGCGAATATCTATGTCGACCGGAGTAG
- a CDS encoding cold-shock protein: MATGTVKWFNAEKGFGFIAQDGGGPDVFAHYSAINSSGFRELQEGQVVTFDVTQGQKGPQAENITPA, encoded by the coding sequence ATGGCTACGGGAACTGTGAAGTGGTTCAACGCCGAGAAGGGCTTCGGCTTCATCGCCCAGGACGGCGGCGGCCCGGATGTCTTCGCCCACTACTCGGCGATCAACTCCTCGGGCTTCCGCGAGCTCCAGGAGGGCCAGGTTGTGACGTTCGACGTCACCCAGGGCCAGAAGGGCCCCCAGGCCGAGAACATCACCCCGGCCTAA
- a CDS encoding ferredoxin reductase — protein sequence MTSAALRSRAWKLLEMVTTPLLPSDYLDLVSPLRAGADLRGRIEAVHPETSDAATIVIRPGRGWRGHRAGQYMRIGVDVDGVRLWRAYSLTSPTNRRDGRVTITVKAIPDGKVSNHLVRRAKPGTLVQLDQPTGDFVLPQAKPAKVLYLTAGSGITPVMGMLRDNELDDVVMVHCAPRPHDVIFRDELHGLVADRKLRLTEVHTDTDGVLDIARLDALVPDWAERETWACGPAGLLDAAEEHWTEHGVPERLHTERFRPSIVVAGDGGEVTFSVTGKTVDADGATPLLDIGEEAGVLMPSGCRMGICFGCITPLKAGAVRDLRTGEITEAEPGVLIQTCVSAAAGPCDIER from the coding sequence ATGACGAGTGCAGCCCTCCGCAGCAGGGCGTGGAAACTGCTGGAGATGGTCACGACGCCGCTGCTGCCGTCGGACTACCTCGACCTGGTCAGCCCGCTGCGTGCGGGCGCTGACCTGCGTGGGCGCATCGAGGCCGTGCACCCCGAGACGAGTGACGCCGCGACTATCGTGATCAGGCCGGGACGGGGCTGGCGCGGCCACAGAGCCGGTCAGTACATGCGGATCGGGGTCGATGTCGACGGGGTGCGCCTGTGGCGTGCCTATTCCCTCACCTCGCCGACGAACCGCCGGGACGGCCGCGTCACGATCACCGTGAAGGCGATCCCGGACGGCAAGGTCAGCAACCACCTGGTCCGCAGGGCGAAACCGGGCACGCTGGTCCAGCTCGACCAGCCGACCGGTGACTTCGTGCTGCCGCAGGCCAAGCCCGCCAAGGTGCTCTACCTGACGGCCGGCAGCGGCATCACGCCCGTGATGGGCATGCTGCGCGACAACGAGCTCGACGACGTCGTCATGGTCCACTGCGCGCCACGGCCGCACGACGTGATCTTCCGCGACGAACTGCACGGCCTGGTCGCGGACAGGAAGCTGCGGCTCACCGAGGTGCACACCGACACAGACGGCGTGCTCGACATCGCCCGTCTCGACGCACTCGTGCCCGACTGGGCCGAGCGCGAGACCTGGGCCTGCGGGCCCGCGGGCCTGCTGGACGCCGCCGAAGAGCACTGGACCGAGCACGGCGTACCAGAGCGCCTGCACACCGAACGCTTCCGCCCCAGCATCGTCGTCGCCGGCGACGGCGGCGAGGTTACGTTCAGCGTCACGGGCAAGACGGTCGACGCGGACGGCGCCACGCCGTTGCTGGACATCGGCGAGGAGGCCGGCGTGCTCATGCCCTCCGGGTGCCGCATGGGCATCTGCTTCGGCTGCATCACGCCGCTCAAGGCGGGCGCCGTCCGTGACCTGCGCACCGGCGAGATCACCGAGGCCGAGCCGGGCGTCCTCATCCAGACCTGCGTGTCCGCCGCCGCGGGCCCCTGCGACATCGAACGATAG
- a CDS encoding PucR family transcriptional regulator — MSHAIRRASELALDETTVTALRAALKTTADEVVQAIIDEVPPYANALSGRMGATIRRAVRTALGHYLDLASGNATGGDAGDAAYELGRGEVRDGRSMDALLSAYRVGARVAWRCLAAGAVPVGLPAAEVAKFAELTFAYIDELSAASAAGHADELAARGRAHERQLEHLARDLLAGASPEVLLASVQRAGWQPPVSLTAVLLPADQARPAYRALDPSTLVLDDLPDATGVLLVPDADRSHLLRQLTDRNAVVGPARPWTRASASYARAVRARSLSSDIRDTEDHLPELVLSADVDAFADLRARALAPLRTLPVATARRLEETLRAWLLHQGRRDEVAAALFVHPQTVRYRMSQLRELFPDLASPHRVLELTLAVGLRVS, encoded by the coding sequence GTGAGCCATGCAATCCGGAGGGCCAGCGAACTGGCCCTGGATGAGACGACGGTCACCGCACTTCGGGCCGCGCTGAAGACCACCGCCGACGAGGTCGTCCAGGCGATCATCGACGAGGTCCCTCCCTACGCCAACGCCCTTTCGGGCCGCATGGGCGCCACCATCCGCCGAGCCGTCCGTACCGCCCTGGGGCACTACCTGGACCTCGCGAGCGGGAACGCCACAGGCGGCGACGCCGGTGACGCAGCCTACGAGCTGGGCCGCGGCGAGGTGCGCGACGGCCGTTCGATGGACGCCCTGCTCAGCGCCTACCGCGTCGGCGCCCGCGTGGCCTGGCGATGCCTGGCAGCTGGTGCCGTACCCGTAGGTCTGCCCGCCGCCGAGGTCGCCAAGTTCGCCGAGCTGACCTTCGCCTACATCGACGAGCTCTCTGCCGCGAGCGCCGCGGGCCACGCCGACGAACTGGCCGCCCGGGGCAGGGCCCACGAGCGCCAGCTGGAACACCTGGCCCGCGACCTCCTCGCCGGCGCGAGCCCGGAGGTGCTGCTGGCCTCTGTTCAACGGGCCGGGTGGCAGCCTCCGGTTTCGCTGACCGCGGTCCTGCTGCCCGCCGACCAGGCCCGGCCTGCCTACCGTGCGCTCGACCCGAGCACCCTCGTCCTCGACGATCTGCCGGACGCCACCGGTGTGCTGCTCGTCCCCGATGCCGACCGATCACATCTCTTGCGGCAGCTGACCGACCGCAACGCCGTGGTCGGCCCGGCCCGGCCATGGACTCGTGCGTCAGCCTCGTACGCACGAGCCGTACGCGCGCGCTCCCTCTCCTCGGATATTCGCGACACCGAGGACCACCTGCCCGAGCTGGTGCTGAGCGCCGACGTGGACGCGTTCGCAGACCTGCGTGCCCGAGCCCTCGCACCGTTGCGGACCTTGCCTGTCGCGACGGCGCGGCGGCTGGAGGAGACGTTGCGGGCGTGGCTGCTGCACCAGGGCAGGCGGGACGAGGTGGCGGCGGCGTTGTTCGTCCATCCCCAGACGGTCCGGTACCGGATGTCGCAGCTGCGGGAGCTGTTTCCGGATCTCGCATCGCCGCACCGGGTCCTTGAACTGACGCTGGCGGTCGGTCTTCGGGTCAGCTGA
- a CDS encoding MerR family transcriptional regulator translates to MTAEDMLGRLDDDDYPAYTMGRAAEMLGTTQGFLRAIGEARLITPLRSAGGHRRYSRYQLRIAARARELVDQGTPIEAACRIVILEDQLEEAQRTNAEYRRAAGSANPAAAA, encoded by the coding sequence ATGACCGCAGAAGACATGCTTGGCCGTCTCGACGACGACGACTACCCCGCCTACACCATGGGCCGGGCCGCCGAAATGCTCGGCACCACCCAGGGCTTCCTGCGCGCCATCGGAGAGGCCCGCCTGATCACCCCGCTGCGCTCCGCCGGCGGGCACCGCCGTTACTCCCGCTACCAGCTGCGCATCGCGGCCCGCGCCCGGGAGCTCGTCGACCAGGGCACCCCGATCGAGGCGGCCTGCCGCATCGTCATCCTGGAAGACCAGCTCGAGGAAGCCCAGCGCACCAACGCCGAGTACCGCCGCGCCGCCGGTTCGGCGAACCCGGCGGCCGCGGCCTAA
- a CDS encoding transposase family protein, with the protein MAGTEVHPPPSQSATAPNSLQVITDPTGKILWVSRALPGRTHDLTAARRHRIIATCVRVGTPVLADLGYVGAGGTFAVPHRRRPRQDLAGQRSINRAHARLRYPVERGIARLKTWKIFRHARRSPTWLTQAAKAVLTLESYR; encoded by the coding sequence GTGGCCGGCACGGAGGTGCACCCGCCCCCGAGCCAGTCCGCCACCGCACCGAACTCGCTGCAGGTCATCACCGACCCCACAGGCAAAATCCTCTGGGTCTCGCGAGCGTTGCCGGGCCGGACCCACGACCTCACGGCCGCCCGCCGGCACCGCATCATCGCCACCTGCGTCCGCGTCGGGACCCCGGTCCTGGCCGACCTCGGCTACGTCGGGGCCGGCGGCACGTTCGCTGTTCCCCACCGACGACGGCCCCGCCAGGACCTCGCTGGCCAGCGGTCGATCAACCGGGCCCACGCCAGGCTCCGCTACCCCGTCGAACGCGGCATCGCACGACTGAAGACCTGGAAGATCTTCCGCCATGCCCGCCGCAGCCCCACCTGGCTCACCCAGGCAGCCAAAGCCGTCCTCACCCTGGAGAGCTACCGCTGA